One Diabrotica virgifera virgifera chromosome 3, PGI_DIABVI_V3a genomic window carries:
- the LOC114327126 gene encoding protein spaetzle 4 isoform X1, with protein sequence MIFCCFVLLLYAHAILGYGYDSGGDQSSCGRPYRSGKMFQPPCDLVKQGYCTSAGKTYPWQAVRRFVKDNQGLMRRMYGDQRHGHVLRAEFPDEPEILNPLENSIRYSRYHFENVENEDNEVESEARFLREDLSNDDVLNTKFIYSEEPIISIKLAGLKTAPHFRQATERTTKSTPIKKSEDITTTENYSESADFTTTTESILESTTYLMNETREDSTITTTTTEGDSVDKKADEKEKMAETMLFQDVDNDQTKKKLHVNYNMKGVNACPVREEVVAPFWANNTRGEVLALLNMYPFEQYVHWEKCTFEHRQMYCRDGCRCEQQYRLHRLLAYDPSNECRGIFSDWFKFPSCCVCKCYDMPVEFRVTSRSPRYQTNADEN encoded by the exons cTGTATGCCCATGCTATTTTAGGATATGGGTACGATTCAGGTGGAGATCAGTCAAGCTGCGGCCGTCCTTATAGGTCTGGAAAAATGTTCCAACCGCCTTGTGACCTAGTGAAGCAAGGATACTGTACGTCAGCGGGGAAAACTTATCCATGGCAAGCTGTTAGACGTTTCGTTAAAGACAACCAAGGGCTTATGAGGCGTATGTACGGAGACCAGAGACATGGGCATGTGCTGAGGGCTGAGTTTCCAGATGAGCCGGAGATCCTTAATCCTCTTGAGAATAGTATTAGATATTCTAG atACCATTTTGAAAATGTCGAAAACGAAGATAACGAAGTAGAAAGTGAAGCTAGATTCCTCCGCGAAGATCTCTCCAACGACGACGTCCTCAACACCAAGTTCATTTATTCCGAAGAACCGATAATCTCCATCAAGTTAGCTGGTTTAAAAACGGCTCCGCACTTTCGACAAGCTACGGAGAGGACTACAAAGAGTACACCCATTAAAAAGTCTGAAGACATCACAACCACCGAGAACTACTCAGAAAGTGCCGATTTTACTACGACTACGGAATCGATTCTGGAATCTACGACGTATCTGATGAACGAAACTAGAGAGGATAGCACCATTACTACCACTACAACAGAAGGAGATTCTGTAGATAAGAAAGCTGACGAGAAAGAAAAAATGGCAGAAACTATGCTTTTTCAGGATGTTGATAACGACCAAACGAAGAAAAAGTTGCATGTGAACTATAACATGAAAGGAGT GAATGCCTGTCCCGTCCGAGAAGAAGTCGTCGCCCCGTTCTGGGCTAACAACACCCGAGGAGAAGTCCTGGCTCTTCTCAATATGTACCCATTCGAACAGTATGTACACTGGGAAAAGTGCACATTCGAACATCGCCAAATGTACTGCAGAGACGGCTGCAGGTGCGAACAGCAGTACAGGCTTCACAGGCTACTGGCGTACGATCCCAGCAACGAGTGCAGAGGAATCTTCTCCGATTGGTTTAAGTTTCCATCGTGTTGCGTTTGTAAATGTTACGATATGCCTGTTGAGTTTAGGGTTACTTCGAGGAGTCCTAGATATCAAACAAACGCTGATGAAAATTAA
- the LOC114327126 gene encoding protein spaetzle 4 isoform X2 codes for MFQPPCDLVKQGYCTSAGKTYPWQAVRRFVKDNQGLMRRMYGDQRHGHVLRAEFPDEPEILNPLENSIRYSRYHFENVENEDNEVESEARFLREDLSNDDVLNTKFIYSEEPIISIKLAGLKTAPHFRQATERTTKSTPIKKSEDITTTENYSESADFTTTTESILESTTYLMNETREDSTITTTTTEGDSVDKKADEKEKMAETMLFQDVDNDQTKKKLHVNYNMKGVNACPVREEVVAPFWANNTRGEVLALLNMYPFEQYVHWEKCTFEHRQMYCRDGCRCEQQYRLHRLLAYDPSNECRGIFSDWFKFPSCCVCKCYDMPVEFRVTSRSPRYQTNADEN; via the exons ATGTTCCAACCGCCTTGTGACCTAGTGAAGCAAGGATACTGTACGTCAGCGGGGAAAACTTATCCATGGCAAGCTGTTAGACGTTTCGTTAAAGACAACCAAGGGCTTATGAGGCGTATGTACGGAGACCAGAGACATGGGCATGTGCTGAGGGCTGAGTTTCCAGATGAGCCGGAGATCCTTAATCCTCTTGAGAATAGTATTAGATATTCTAG atACCATTTTGAAAATGTCGAAAACGAAGATAACGAAGTAGAAAGTGAAGCTAGATTCCTCCGCGAAGATCTCTCCAACGACGACGTCCTCAACACCAAGTTCATTTATTCCGAAGAACCGATAATCTCCATCAAGTTAGCTGGTTTAAAAACGGCTCCGCACTTTCGACAAGCTACGGAGAGGACTACAAAGAGTACACCCATTAAAAAGTCTGAAGACATCACAACCACCGAGAACTACTCAGAAAGTGCCGATTTTACTACGACTACGGAATCGATTCTGGAATCTACGACGTATCTGATGAACGAAACTAGAGAGGATAGCACCATTACTACCACTACAACAGAAGGAGATTCTGTAGATAAGAAAGCTGACGAGAAAGAAAAAATGGCAGAAACTATGCTTTTTCAGGATGTTGATAACGACCAAACGAAGAAAAAGTTGCATGTGAACTATAACATGAAAGGAGT GAATGCCTGTCCCGTCCGAGAAGAAGTCGTCGCCCCGTTCTGGGCTAACAACACCCGAGGAGAAGTCCTGGCTCTTCTCAATATGTACCCATTCGAACAGTATGTACACTGGGAAAAGTGCACATTCGAACATCGCCAAATGTACTGCAGAGACGGCTGCAGGTGCGAACAGCAGTACAGGCTTCACAGGCTACTGGCGTACGATCCCAGCAACGAGTGCAGAGGAATCTTCTCCGATTGGTTTAAGTTTCCATCGTGTTGCGTTTGTAAATGTTACGATATGCCTGTTGAGTTTAGGGTTACTTCGAGGAGTCCTAGATATCAAACAAACGCTGATGAAAATTAA